From Echinicola jeungdonensis, the proteins below share one genomic window:
- the rpsK gene encoding 30S ribosomal protein S11, which produces MAQRRNDKAKNKKRVVKVEAVGQAHIKASFNNIIISITNNAGQVISWASAGKMGFRGSKKNTPYAAQMAAQNCGQVAYDLGLRKVEVFVKGPGSGRESAIRTLQNVGLDVTTIIDVTPLPHNGCRPPKRRRV; this is translated from the coding sequence ATGGCTCAAAGAAGAAACGATAAAGCTAAAAATAAAAAAAGAGTTGTTAAGGTGGAAGCAGTGGGCCAGGCTCACATCAAAGCTTCTTTTAACAATATTATTATTTCCATAACCAATAATGCAGGACAAGTGATTTCATGGGCTTCTGCCGGTAAAATGGGCTTTAGAGGTTCCAAAAAGAACACTCCTTATGCTGCCCAGATGGCCGCTCAGAACTGTGGACAAGTTGCTTATGACCTTGGATTAAGAAAAGTGGAAGTATTTGTGAAGGGTCCCGGATCAGGTAGGGAATCTGCAATCAGAACACTACAAAATGTAGGTCTAGATGTTACTACGATTATTGATGTGACGCCACTTCCTCATAATGGATGTCGTCCTCCAAAACGTAGAAGAGTTTAA
- the rpsM gene encoding 30S ribosomal protein S13: MARIAGVDIPDNKRGEIGLTYIFGIGRSSARAILAKAGISFDKKSGEWTDEESTAIRNIISEEFKTEGVLKSEVQLSIKRLMDIGCYRGLRHRKGLPVRGQKTKNNARTRKGRRKTVANKKKATK, translated from the coding sequence ATGGCAAGAATCGCAGGAGTTGATATCCCTGACAATAAAAGGGGTGAAATCGGCTTGACCTATATTTTTGGTATAGGAAGAAGCTCCGCCAGGGCCATTTTGGCCAAAGCGGGAATATCGTTTGATAAGAAATCCGGCGAGTGGACAGATGAAGAATCTACTGCTATCCGGAATATTATTTCAGAAGAATTCAAAACTGAAGGTGTTTTGAAATCTGAGGTTCAGTTGAGCATCAAGAGATTGATGGATATTGGTTGCTACAGAGGGCTTAGACACAGAAAAGGTCTTCCAGTTAGAGGTCAAAAGACTAAAAACAACGCAAGAACAAGAAAAGGTAGGAGAAAGACTGTTGCTAATAAGAAAAAGGCGACTAAATAA
- the rpmJ gene encoding 50S ribosomal protein L36 produces MKVKASIKKRSVDCKVIRRKGKLYVINKKNPKFKQRQG; encoded by the coding sequence ATGAAGGTAAAGGCATCTATTAAAAAAAGAAGTGTGGACTGTAAAGTAATTAGAAGAAAAGGAAAGCTTTACGTCATCAACAAGAAAAATCCTAAGTTTAAACAAAGACAAGGTTAA
- the infA gene encoding translation initiation factor IF-1 produces the protein MAKQASIEQDGTIIEALSNAMFKVELENGHQLIAHISGKMRMNYIKILPGDRVKLEMSPYDLSKGRIVYRYK, from the coding sequence ATGGCTAAACAGGCATCTATAGAACAAGATGGTACAATAATAGAAGCGTTATCCAACGCGATGTTTAAAGTGGAATTGGAGAACGGCCATCAGTTGATCGCCCATATTTCTGGAAAGATGAGGATGAATTATATAAAAATCCTTCCAGGTGATAGGGTGAAGCTGGAAATGTCTCCATATGATTTGTCCAAAGGAAGAATTGTTTATCGGTATAAATAA
- the map gene encoding type I methionyl aminopeptidase, producing the protein MIHYKTSEEVQLIKESAQILGKAHGEIAKEVKVGVKTSYLDKIAEEFIRDHGGIPSFKGYGGFPASLCISVNEVVVHGFPSDYVLKDGDIISIDCGVFHQGFHSDSAYTYPVGEVSPKVLSLLKDTKASLYLGIEKATSGNRVGDVGHTIQKYVEAKGYTVVRELVGHGVGKSLHEAPEIPNYGKRGSGPLLKDGMVIAIEPMVNLGTRNVVQERDGWTIRTADRKPSAHFEHTIAIFEDRTEILTTHQYIEENFKF; encoded by the coding sequence ATGATACATTATAAGACTTCGGAAGAAGTCCAGTTGATTAAAGAAAGTGCTCAAATTTTAGGAAAGGCTCATGGCGAAATAGCCAAAGAAGTCAAAGTTGGGGTAAAGACCTCATACTTAGATAAAATAGCAGAAGAATTTATCAGGGACCATGGAGGTATCCCCTCATTTAAAGGGTACGGTGGTTTTCCCGCATCACTCTGTATATCTGTCAACGAAGTAGTTGTGCATGGTTTTCCGAGTGATTATGTATTGAAAGATGGCGATATAATCTCAATAGATTGTGGAGTCTTTCACCAAGGTTTTCATAGCGATTCAGCTTATACTTACCCTGTCGGTGAAGTTTCTCCAAAAGTATTGTCATTACTCAAAGACACCAAAGCTTCTCTTTATCTGGGCATAGAAAAAGCCACTTCTGGCAACCGGGTAGGAGATGTAGGTCATACCATCCAAAAATACGTAGAAGCCAAAGGCTATACCGTAGTTCGGGAATTGGTTGGCCATGGTGTTGGAAAAAGCCTTCATGAGGCACCTGAAATTCCTAATTATGGTAAAAGAGGCAGTGGGCCACTGTTGAAAGACGGTATGGTCATTGCCATTGAGCCAATGGTAAATTTGGGTACCCGGAATGTAGTTCAGGAAAGGGACGGTTGGACCATCCGTACAGCGGATCGAAAACCATCTGCACACTTTGAACATACCATTGCGATATTTGAAGACCGGACTGAAATTCTAACAACACATCAGTACATAGAAGAAAACTTTAAATTCTAA